Part of the Natronorubrum daqingense genome is shown below.
GATCACGCTCGCATAAGTCCCGGCTGGCACCGCCTTGTACATCGGTACGCGGCGTTGGCCCCCGATTGCTGTCGCATTAGGACTCGATTCTCCACCGTTGCTCCTCTTGGCTTCGTGCAAACCGCATCGTCCCACATAAAGGACCCACTCCCATTGGGAAAACTGATATACACTGAAAGACGGTTGTCACAGGACATGGGTAACGAATCACACGATTCCTCGGAGGTGGGCAGACGAGCCTTCGTTGCGAGTAGCGCTGTGGCCGGCGTCGGTGCGATCGCTGGCTGCCTCGACGACCTCGAGCAGCGTCTCACTGGCGATGGTGGATTCGGGGACGATGGCACGTTCACCGGGGACGCAACCGTGACACACTGGCCAGACCTCATGTACAACGCACCGTACCACGTCGCCCTCGAGAACGGGTATTTCGAGGAGGAAGGGATCGAGATCGACTTCGTCGGATCCGAAGGCGGCGGAACGACCGTTCGGAACGTCGTCGACGGCGGCCTCCCGTTCGGTGAGGTCGCGACACCCGCGGCGATCAACGCCTACCTCGCGGGGACGCCGATCGTAGTGGTCGCAGGCGCGACGCGAACGGTCGACGAGATCAACTGGGTCGCTCCGACAGGCTCAGAGATCGAATCGATCGAGGACCTCGAGGGTGGAACGATGGGATTCACGAGCGCCGGGTCGGTGACGGAGACCACGGCCGCGCTCGTCTCGTCGAACGTCGACGAGATCGATCCGGAGAGCGTGGAGTTCCAAGAGATGGGCGGCGTCGGGGAGGGGGTGACTGCCGTCGAAGACGGCGCGATCGACGCGGCGGCAAACATGGATCCGATCTACTCCGATCAACAGGAAGAAGAAGAGACCTGGCAGGTGGTGTTCTGGGCAGGCGACTACGTCGATCGGTTCCAACAAACGTCGATCATCGTCGACCCCGATGTCGTCGAAGAATACCCGGATGCCGTCGAGACCTATCTCGACGCTCGCGCCCAGGGAATCGAGTCCCTCCGCGAGGATCCCGAGGCGGCCGCCGAGGTCTTCAGTGACGGTGCCGAGGGGTTCAGCACCGAGGTAATGCGAGACGCGATCGAGAACGTCGATCCGGACGAATACTACACGACCGGCGAGTTCGACGTCGAGGGGCTGCAGAACGTCGAAGAGGCGATGTACGCGACTGATCTCCTCGACGAGGACGAAGACATCCCCTGGGACGAAATATTCGACCAGTCGTTCCTCGACGAGGACGACCACATCGACTTCGAGGAGATCTAACCATGCTCGAGCTTCACAACCTGTCGAAGACGTACGGTCTGAACGATAGTAGCGTCAGCACAGTAAACGCGGTCGACGGCATCGACCTGATGGTCGAGGAGGGCGAGTTCGTCTCGATCATCGGACCAACTGGTTGCGGAAAGAGTACGCTGTTCGAACTCATCGGTGCGCTGATTGACCCGACGGAGGGCGAAGTCCGCATCGAAGATGACCCAGTCACGGAACCCGACGAGCGGATCGGTATGGTGTTCCAGGACACCAGTACGTTCCCCTGGCTCTCCGTGATCGAAAACGTCGAATTCGGGCTCAAAATGAACGGCGTTCCCAAGACCGAGCGGCGGGACCGAGCGCGGGAGATGATCGATCTCGTCGGCTTATCGGGATTCGAGGAAGCGAGCCCGACCGAACTCTCCGGTGGGATGAACCAGCGGGTAGCCATCGCGCGGACGCTAGTGATGAACCCCGACATCATCCTGATGGACGAACCGTTCGGTGCGCTCGACGAACAGACCCGACTGATCCTGGGCGAAGAACTGCTGCGGATCTGGCGTGAGACTGGGGCGACGATTCTCTTCGTCACTCACAGCATCAACGAAGCGGTCCACCTCTCGGATCGTATCGCCGTGATGAGTGCCCGGCCAGGACGGTTCAAGGAGATCGTAGAGAATCCCTTGCCCCGTCCCCGGACGGACGACATCCTCGGCCGGGACGAGTACAACGACATCGTCAACCGGCTCTGGGACGAGCTCCGCGCGGAGAGCAAGAAGGGGCTCCAACAGAAAATGGAGGAGGAAGCCCAGGAGTACGGTGCACCGGAGGGGGCGTAGTATGGCCGTCGAGTCGCGATACGGGAGTGGCTCGTTCGGACTCAGCGATCGCGCCAACCGCATCCGCATCTACCAGACGCTCGTCGTGGTCGGTTTGCTCGGCACTATCGAGTTGCTTCCCCGACTCGGGCTCGTCGAGCCGACCACGCTGATCCCGCTCACCGAGATGCTGAGCGAGATCGTTTCGCTCACGGTGAGTGGGGAACTGACGCCGCACATCATCCAGACATTCTCCGCCATCTTCGCAGCCTTCGCGCTCGGCATCGCAACGGGCATTCCGACTGGCGTCTTGCTCTGGCGATACGACTCTCTGAAGGATATTCTCGATCCGTATCTCCTGACGTACTACGCGATCCCCGTCTTCGCGTTCTACCCGCTGTTGATCGCCATCTTTGGGCTGAACATCCTGCCGATCATCACGATTGCGTGGCTGTTCAGCGTCGTCATCATCATCACGAACACGGCCTCAGGACTCAAAGAAATTCCCGACATCTACCCCGAAGTCGGGCGTAACTTGAATCTCAGTTCCGCCCAGATGTTTCGCCATATCTACCTGCCTGCCGCGACGCCCTATGTCTTCACTGGACTTAAACTCGGCTTTATATACGCGCTGATCGGGACGGTCGCTAGCGAGTTCATCCTAGCCGAGAACGGACTCGGCTGGCTCATCTCGTTCAGCTACGACAGCTTCGACGTGCAGACGATGTACGCGTCGATGCTGTTCGTCATCCTCGTCTCGCTCGTGGTCAATGTCGCGCTGATCGTAATCGAACGCCGCCTCTACCAGAGGGCCAGAACATGAGTACGAAATCCCAGACACCGCTGCTCGACGACCGCCAGATCGTTCGCCTTGGCCGAATCGCCGTCCCGATCGTGATACTCGTCCTCTGGCAACTCGGCGCCGAGGTGTACGGCCAGTTCGCGCTTGTGACGCCGGCCGAGACGCTCGAGACGGCTGTTGACGGGTTTCAGGACGGCTGGATGGTCGAAGATCTGTTGGTGACGCTTACGACGCTGGTCATTGCCTATATTATCGCAGTCGTCTCGGGCATCTGGGTCGGGATCATGCTGGGACTGAATCGGTTCTGGCAGGAAGTGTTTGAGCCGGCCATCCTTGGGACGTACTCGATCCCGAAGATCACGCTGTTCCCGATCTTCCTGCTAATCTTCGGGCTCGGAATGGATTCGATGATCGCCTTCGGCTGGTTCCACGGGGTGTTTCCCGTGTTGATCCTGACGATGAGTGCAATGGCCACGATCGACGACACTCACATGAACGTCGCCCAGTCGCTCGGTCTGTCGCAGTGGCAGCGCTTCAAGGAGGTGATCGTCCCGTCGATTCTCGCCGGACTCGTTATTGGGCTCCGTCTCGGCTTCAGCCTGACGTTCCTCGGGATTATCATCGGCGAAATGTTCGCTGCACGCGCCGGCCTCGGCCACTCCCTGATGCTCTACATGGAGACCGTCCAGGTCGATCGCATGCTGGCCATCATCACCGTCCTTGTGCTCGTGGCCTCAGTCATCAACGCGGTCTTCTACATCATCGAAACGCGGCTCCGTCGCCGGGCGGGTTCGAGCGGCGACGTTGCGGCAATGTAGCCGCCTTGTTCGTCTCGTTTCCCATCGGCGTCTCCTGGCTTTGTACGAACAGTTCCTTCAGGATCATTTCTGGCAGTTACTCCCATCGCAAGAAACCGTCACGGTCGAGTGGGCGCTGCGTAAATTTTCGAGTTGTACGCACGTCGTAGCGGACGAGACTTCGAGCCCGATATTGCGGTCGCGAAGCCTACCCAGAGTGCGTCGGAATCGTCAGTGGTGGGCCTCGTGCGAACAGGATGCCTCGCCGTAGGTGGCTGCCACCGGTTGGAACTGATCACCACCGAACATCTCCGCAAAGACCTTCTCCTGCGCCTTCCGGAGGTGCTCGAGGAACGTCGCCCGCGTGATATCGAGTTCGTCCGCAAGTTCCTCGCTCGATATTTCGCGCGGCCACTCGAAGTACCCGCGTTCGACGGCTGTCTGGAGGACTTCAGTCTGTCGCTCGGTCAGGAACGTCGACCGACCGCCGAACTGTGTGAGGTTCGCCAGCGAGACAGAGCCAACCGATCGAAGGTCGTCGACGATCAAGCGAAGGTCGGTGCGATCGAAGACGAGGACGTTGTACACACGACTGTGTTCGCGGATGTAGTTTGGATGCCGACGAATCACGGCCTGATTCTGATGGATGGCAGAGTACGCACAGCAGGAGGTTTTCGTGACGGCGAGATGGTCATCATCGAGCGTCTCGACGTGGTCGACGGCCGGCTCCGTCTGTAGCTCCTCTGTCCACTCGTCAGGACGCGGACTCACATCGAGAATGAATGTCACGCGATGATCGTGGAGTTCATGGATGTCCAGTTGCAACGGCTCGTGGGTCTCTCGAGCCAGTCGAGACAAGACACACTCCTTGTCCTGCTGCAGGTGTAGTTCTGCTTGATACATTGGACAGTTGTGGGCAATTGTTCGGTATATAAATGCATATTAATTACCACCATGTCAATTGTTGCCGCATTGCAGAAGTGAGGAATGTGTTGATCAATAGTGTATCACCACTCCAAACCTCGACCAGATCTACCACCCCCCAGTCACTACCACTGCACCGCCTCACCGCAGTTTCAGTATTGACATTCTCTCCCATTTATTCTATAATTGTTTGTCCGAAAATAGAATGGCTGATCAGAGATCTCTCTCATGAGTCGGCGTTCCGCCGCGGCGGAACGCCTACGTTACGGGTACCACCTTGCGAACAATGTTCAGGGACCAGTACCTCCTTCCAGTGCGACGGGAGGTTCACAAAGAAAACTGGAACCACGGGCGATAGACAAAGATCGTGGTTTTCGTTTCACTCGCCGACAGCGGAACTCGAGCCGTCGTCATCACGCAGACGAGCGACCACTACGACTGGAATGAGTTCGAGGAAGTGGATTCGATTGGAGAATACTAATCGGGAGCTTTGCCAGCCAGGTATTGAGTTGGGCAAGGGCCCCTCGAACGAACCACTCCCAACCTCTTTCAGTACGTGTGATTCAGAACCCCATCACGACTCAGGTCCCGTCCGGCTCAAGTGGTTCTCGCACGATATCGAGATCGTCGTAGGACTGATCGGACGATAAAATGGGTTCGTTTTGCGTCGCCGCGATTCCCGCATGGAGTGCGTCGAAGGGCGTCATCTCGTGCTCGTCGAGATACGTGGCTGCTGCGAGCAGCGCGTCCTCGTGCGTCTGTGGACGGACCGGAACGAGTTCGAGGAGGTTGACGGTAAGTCGGGGGACATCAGTATCGAAGCCCTCCCCTCGGTCGTACGTCCGGACGAGGAATTCGGCGTAGGCGAGAATCGACGTGTGGACATCTTCGGTTTCGAGAGCCGCCTTTGCTTCGTCCTGTAACCAATCGTCATGCTTCGCGAGGGCGAACAGAAAGTCAGTTTCGACGTACATCCCCCGCGTTATTCCTCGTCGTGTCGATCTTCGCGCTCGCGTATCTCGTCGTCGACGTCGTCTCGTACGGCGTCGCGAGCTTCGCGTTTCAGTTCGGCAACCGAGGTGTCTCCGAGCGTATCACCGACCTCATCTTGAATTGCCTCGAGCGGGTCCTCATCAACGGGGATTAGCATGATGCGAGTCGGGAGGTCGACCATACGAAACTGTTCTCCGTGGCGCTTACGGAGCTTTTTCGGGAGGTACACACGCCCCCGATCGTCGGTTTCAATAGCCATGTATCATCCTACGGTTGGGAAAATACAATAGCTTTTCCCACAGCCGATGTGACGGTCACTCGGCGTTCAATGGGACCGAGTGGACAGTCGGTGTGGTTTGGATTCATCTTTGGCGCGGTCTGTGTATCCGTTCTGAGTGATGAAGACTGTCCGCAGGGAAGGCTCTGAACATCATGCCACCCTGCCCGGCTTTTTAGCGGGGTTCGTGGGTGTGTCTTGACCGAAAATTTCAGTTCTGATACTGCGTTCCCTAGACTTATTGATATTCTGTCGGAGCGCTTGATATGCGCCAGTAGGTTGGGCTATCGGCTATTTGTGTCGTGATTCTCCTTGTTTCAGTGTTGCTGGTACCGGTGTCTGTCGCTGGCGTCAGTGAGGACGATAACGGCTCAATGCGTGGCTCAGATCAAGTATTCAGCCTGTCCACAGACGGTGAACTGGATCAGGTTGGCGAGATCGACGACTGATTGTAAATTTGATTAGGGTGGTGCGTGAATGTCGGAAGCTAGTCGTCTTAGCTTTGAAATTTAAATAACAGATATTAGATGTGGGAGAGATAGTCTAATTGCTTTCTCAGCTATTAATGAAAGAGAATTTATTTCTTCAAATTGAGAACGCATTATGGTTGGTCGTTCACGTCGAAACGTTCTCCGAATAGCTGGCGTTTCAATTGCGACGGTCAGTGCTGGCTGTGCGTCCCTTCAAAATCTCACCTCCGGAGAAACCAGAATTGAGGGACTCGCAATACACAACACCGATTATGAAGAATATACGGGCTATGTGTTACTGGTTGACGGCGAAGACCCAGTCTACTTTGACTCAATGGAGTTAGAGCCATTTTCCGAAGAGGAAAATACGGCTGGTGGTGGCTTGTTTGAAGGCTATCCGAGTAATCCAGGGGAATACACGCTGTATGCCTGGCTTGATGACCAATCGCGATCGGAGTGGGCCCAATTTGATGTGACGGAAAGAGACACATGCACTAAAATAACCATTATCGTCGAAGGGCCGGATAGAGAAGGAGAAGTCAAAATTGTTTCAACCGCTGGTTGCTCGGATGATGAGCAGCCAGATGGGTAGCAGTGGGTTGGATCAGAAGGAACTCGGCGCGTCGAACGACGCCGTCAAAGACGGTCTGGAGGTCACGAAGTACAAGCGGAATTAGAAATTAAAGGGCGAACTGCTCAATTAGTGGGTGTTACCCGTTTTCCCTCGGCAGGTTTATATCAAATCGATGTGATAACCCTGTAACTCCAAATGCAGGGATTTGGTGACGTTTCGGGCCACTTTCGCAGCCTAATTATCGGTGAGTGTGATGTAGTCGTTGTTGGTGTCGTCTTCGGAGATTTGATTCAGGCGAACCGATGTGCAAAACAGACTGTTCGTAATGTCCAAGATGTAGAAGAAGCCAAATGGTCTGATCTCACTGAAACCCAAAAGCGACGCTTCATAGATTGCCTCACCGAACATGATGATACCTACTTGGGATACGCAAAATTTACTCGGAAACAACTTCGGTCACTGAAAGATCAGTATCTCCTCTACCAAGACGTCAGCTTTCCACCGGACTGGGACCTCGCGTTAACCGGTTATGCATATGGTGAACTACTATTTGAGAGAGGTGCACGTGATGAGAACCGGGTTGATTTTGTGTTCGATCACGTCGCATCCCAATCGGATTCCGCCGACATTGCTACACACATCGAAGAGTTTGTGCCAGGCTGTAATCCAAAGTATAAGAGTTCACACAGTAGCTTAGGTATTCAGACGGCAGACTGTTTTGCTGGTGCAGTGGCGGAGGATCACAAGAAAGGAACCGATTGGCTATCAACCTTTGACGCCGACCGTATTATGACTTGTACAGAGACGGCACTTGCACAGTTCCAGAACGATCTGGACAGGTATGACCGGTGATGCCTCTCAGGAAAGTAAGTGCCGAACCGTGATTGGCCTCCCACCCGCTGGCCTGCTGAATCGCCGGTTCTTCAATCCGACCCGAGGATCCAACAGACGAGGTGCTTTTAGCACCTCTGCGAGGTCATGGACCTCTCACGGCTTTATCGGTACTTGGTGGTACTAGCCAGGGCCGTATAAATATGATGGTATGATTGAAAGTGGATTTATTTGGAATTTTGAATTTCTAGAAATGGCCACTCTCAGGTATTCTTATTGGTAATTTTAGTTCCGCCGCTTGTGGTGTACCTACTCGAGGCCATCATAATGCTCGTAAAGTAACTCTTCGAGCTTGCATGGTCACGTTCCGATCGCTGGTCGTGGGATCGAGAATGGATCAAGTGTTCTACGATTGGCGCAACTGAGACACCGCGCCGATCGTGGCGGACAACTCGTCGGTGATGTTTGCCGTCGTGCATAGCCATCGATCAAGCTCGTGAAGATTTAGTCCCAACCGCGCGACTTCCAATACTCCCGGACCACCGTTTTATCAACTCTCTCAAAATCTGTGCGGCCAGCACGCTTAATGTTCAATGGTCGAAGCGGTTAGCAGGCGGGCAGTCCTCACTGTCGTTGCCAATAGTGGTTCTGGGACATCACAGACCCCGCCCGCCTGTCGAGACATCGCACCACGATCTTGACACACATCCACCGACCACCCCGTCAGGGGTGCTCAGATGTCGGCCTCACTTCCGACATCTTCTAACGCTGTAGTTTCTGTACAAAGCCCCAGCCAAACGCGGTGATGCCCGGTCAGAAACGCCGAGACAATATGCTCATTGCCTGTTACTGGCTGATTTCAGCATTCAGAAACCTAATACCGTCGTCGCGTCTCAAATGACACACCGGACACGACCATATCACAGCAATTGACCAGCGGCCTAGGAATTTATACGCGTGGTGCACCTACGAGGGTGTACAATGAGTACCGGCGTCAACCCGACGATTACGCTCTCTGAAGAGGGCGAGTGGTGGGTCGCCAAGGACACCAAAACCGGTGTCGTCAGTCAGGGCAAGACACGCACGGACGCGCTGGACAACCTGGACGAGGCACTCGACGGTTACCACGGCAAGGGGGACGAACCCACCACCGAGGAGCTTCGCGAGGCGGGTATTGAGCCAGGCAAGAACACAACGAACGAGCCGCTTCCCGACGCCTTTCAGTAGGTGCGGTTCAGGATGTCACGGCGGACCTATTCTGGCGAAGACGTTCGAAAGGTGATGGTGAACAGCGGTCCATTCTATCTGGCACGGATCAACGGTGACCACTTCATTCTTCGCTGGGACCCGCCTGCCGATCACGACGAAGAGGCACGGACGGTTCCGGTTCCCGACCACGACGAACTGTCGACTGGGACGCTCAAAGAGATCGGAAATCAGGCCGGGATGAAGGATTTTCAGGAATTCTTGGACTGGTTAGATCGAAATCTATGAACGAGTTGGGAAAGTCGGTGACCGTTAAACAGACATCGACGGTGGTATTCAGACAAAAGCTCGTTCTTACTTTCGGTGGGCAGCCTCAGTCGGCGTTTCGCTATTTGCTTGGGCCGTTACCCCGCTAGCCTGTTATCTTCCGGCAGGTGGTCTGGTATCTCACTGTCAGTTGGTACACAAGAGTTCTCTCACTCCTCGTCGCCTTTGTCAGATTCTAGGTCGCTCGAGTCCAGTTCCTGAACTAGCTTTCTTCCAAACTTTTCAGCCTGGTTGTGGGAGTATTCATGCCTCATTTCCAAAGCCTTCCTACCCTTCTCTGTAATCTCATACATCCCCGATGAATCGGAGGGGCCAACTTTAGAGACTAGACCATTACCAGCTAACTCAGCCAACCGATTATTCATGTAACGAGATTTTCTGCCAAGAATCTCTGCCAAATTCGGGGCTGTTTGACGTTTTCCGTCGCTCATCGCCTCCAATATCTCGATGTCGGTGGGGACGACGAGTTTCACTGATTGCTCTTTCATATGGAGGTTACAAATATGTTCATGGTGTGGTTGGTAGTTGTTTTCGTCTTCTAATAGGCCCAGGTGTACTCATCCATCAACCGGAATAATGTTATAGATTTTCAAGGGTCAATAGCTATGAAGGTTTTTGTCATTGGCATACCGAATTTCGGTATGAAACTTCTCTGGAGGACGTTTGTTCGAGGTTTTTACAAGGCACTTGGTCTCGACTCGCCCTACTCAGCACAAGAATATGGAGTTGATTGGACGAAGCAACGTCGTAAGTGTCTCAATCGGGATAATCACACCTGTCGAGCATGCGGCACCACCAAATCTAAGATTGGGAAAAATCCTTCGGTCCACCACATCACACCCCGATCGCAATTTAATGGAACGCCTCGAGAGATGAATTCACTCGATAATCTTGTCTCGCTTTGCCCTAGTTGTCACGGGAAATTCGAGGGTAGATTCACAGACTGTAGTGTCGAAGAGTTTGTCGAAAAGGTACGTTATGAAAATCTTTAATTAACAAGCCGATAAGATGTCAGCGATGGTGTCAGTTTACAGCCTTCAAGTGAAATGTAATGAGTGTGGCGAAGTAACAGAACCAGATCCACCGAAAAACCGATTGAAATGGATTCTCGGTATGGCAATTATCTTTGCCGGAATAGGATTCATGATCGGTAGTGTTGCCGGTGTTGCGACGGCAGGTGTCGGATTCGTTGCCTGGGTTTTCACCATGCCAATCGGACTGTATGTCGGTTACAAGATCGGTTCAATTGGAGCCGAACTGGCAGATGGGCCATCTTGCCCCGAATGTGACGCCAAACACAGAACTACCGGTTTGCTTCCGTTCTAAGACGGTGGGTAGAAATAGAGTTTAATCGTCCTCGAGTTCAGACGCATCGAGTTCGCCAGAGAGGTATTTCCGTCCCTTATCAGATATCACATACCAACCACGGTCACCGATTTTTTCGACCAGCTCCTTCTCGTGGAGTTGTTTTAGGCGGCAGTTGATAGTCCGATATGAGATCCCGATTCCTTATCGCTCGAGGTTGATGTCGAGTCCACGCGGAGATAGGGCGACATTATGCTCATCGAGAAACTCCAAGATAGAGTCATCATTGCCAGTCATCCACGAAACACGCGGGCGCATCTAATCGTCTCGACTATGAGTGTGAATTGGCCTCGTCGTCATTTATGGGCCTTTTCTGTTGGATATTGATTGTCCATCGAGTAGAGGTTCTACGTCTTCAGGAGAATCCTCATCTGGGGACTGCGTGGTATCTTTGTCGCTCTCGGAAACAGACGGTAAAAGCTGAGGCCCATTGAAAACTACCTGTCCTTCGAGTAGGGGTTCCTCGATCGGTACCCGATCGGCGTGATCTTGAGGAGTTGGTACACAAGAGTTCTCGTCATTCATCGTCGTCTTTCTCAGATTCTAGATCGCTCGAGTCCAGTTGGTCAGACAGGGATCGTTCACCAAATCCCATTGCCTAATACTCTCGGTGCATCCCGTTCTTAGGAAGCTATGTAGAATTTGCGTCGTCTTCTAACTCTTCGGCATCGAGATTGCCCTCAAGGTATTTTTGACCTTTGTCGGTGATTGCGTAGTAGCCCTTCTCCTCGTTGACTTTTTCGACAAGATCCTTGTCTTGAAGCTTCTGGAGACGGCGGTGGATGGTCGAATAAGATATTCCAATCCCTTCACGGTGCAGATTAATTTCGAGGCCAGTTGGCGGTAAAGCCACATCGTGTTCATACAGATATTCCAGGATAGAGTCGTCGTTCCCTGTCATCCATGAAACACGCGGGCGCATCTAACCCGAAAATTCGTAGGCCTGTTCATAATAGCATATGAAAATCTTCGGTTTGATAGCATTTGCGATTGTTATGATAGTATATGGTAGCAACCTATAAGTAGACTTGGCGTAATGATCCAGACAGTCAGCAAAAGATGACTCTCAGGGAAATCGACTTGTCGGAAAACGGTTCGGACGAGCGTGCCTCAATCACGCCGCCCTTGTCGTCTTTTCACTGACCGCACCATGACAGAAACCACCCATCACCAAAGTGATACCGTTCGCAAAGATTGTGCGAGCGGTGGAACTGACGACTCGAGCGAGACGCGCTCCCTCGAGTCCGACGTATGGAGTGGAAGCAGAAATCGCAAGCAGGCGTCGGGTGGAACGGGTGGAAACACCCCGGGAACCCTCAAGGCGGTTGGAAACAACCGTGATGTCATGGCAATCACGCAATCCGACACGACGCGCACAGACACGATCGAATCCTCGACCACTGTTGATCTCGGTGTGTTCGTCGACGACATTCCGTCGGGGGCGACCGCCGAGATAATTGTCCGCGGTGACCGCTCGAGTTACGAACTCGAGTTCATCCGACGTGGCACCCGGTGGATCGTCGAGGGTGAAAGCTCGAGTGCCATCCTGTCTGCAGTGTACGACAGTACCGGCCCGGTCGGACTACCCGAAACGGTTCCAGGCTGGATTCGAGCGTTCTGCCTCGAGTTGAACATCCGAGAGGTGAGTGTTCGACGATGACCCACGGAACAGAATCTCTCGAGTCGCTGTTAGGGCAGCAGGCTCGAGACGCACTACTCACGGTGACTGTTAGGGCAGTCGCCGTCTGGCCAGTTTCGGCCTGTATGATCCCCTGGGATGGAGATGCACAATCCGTCACACGTTAGGGACGTAGTTTTTGGACGGCAAGCGGGCCGTCAGTTATGTTCGGGGCCTAAAGCGGCCACACAGAGACAGCGCCGTCCACTCTCACCAATCCACCGCCATCCGGAGACTCGAGCGTTCGCGACCGTTACTCGAAATCAGGTGGTCGTCGGATGAGCGGCGATTTCGACGTGCTCCAGTGTGCGGGCGACTGCAACCAGCCCTGGATTCAGCCCGAGGGCTGGCGCACACAGGACTCGGTTGCCTGTCCGAACTGTGGATCTGAACACACGTCGAAGAAGGTCAAGACACTCAAACGCCTCCCCACGCGCGAGGCCGCGGGCGAATGGAGAGCCCGCTATCTCGCGAAACGTGCTGGAGAGGCGAAATCGTACAACGACCTCACCCTGGAGCGCGGACAGTACGAGGACCAGGGCGATCTTGTCGAAGATCGGATGCCGGCTGTTTCCTCCGACGCGTTGGAACTCGATATCGCGAGTGTCGGCGAACAACTCGAGTCACATTATGCGACCGATGCCGACCGAACGGATACCGTCACAGCCTCGCTTGAAGACACGATAGTCGGTCACAAGAAGCGGTTCGAAAAACTGAACGAGTACCGGATCGAGCAGTTCCAAGACGAAACTCGGAAGTTCGAATCGCTCGCCGGGGAGGTCCTCGGCAACGCCGTCTCCCTCGATGACCACCTCGAGACCTACT
Proteins encoded:
- a CDS encoding ABC transporter substrate-binding protein, which gives rise to MGNESHDSSEVGRRAFVASSAVAGVGAIAGCLDDLEQRLTGDGGFGDDGTFTGDATVTHWPDLMYNAPYHVALENGYFEEEGIEIDFVGSEGGGTTVRNVVDGGLPFGEVATPAAINAYLAGTPIVVVAGATRTVDEINWVAPTGSEIESIEDLEGGTMGFTSAGSVTETTAALVSSNVDEIDPESVEFQEMGGVGEGVTAVEDGAIDAAANMDPIYSDQQEEEETWQVVFWAGDYVDRFQQTSIIVDPDVVEEYPDAVETYLDARAQGIESLREDPEAAAEVFSDGAEGFSTEVMRDAIENVDPDEYYTTGEFDVEGLQNVEEAMYATDLLDEDEDIPWDEIFDQSFLDEDDHIDFEEI
- a CDS encoding HNH endonuclease — encoded protein: MKLLWRTFVRGFYKALGLDSPYSAQEYGVDWTKQRRKCLNRDNHTCRACGTTKSKIGKNPSVHHITPRSQFNGTPREMNSLDNLVSLCPSCHGKFEGRFTDCSVEEFVEKVRYENL
- a CDS encoding type II toxin-antitoxin system HicA family toxin codes for the protein MSRRTYSGEDVRKVMVNSGPFYLARINGDHFILRWDPPADHDEEARTVPVPDHDELSTGTLKEIGNQAGMKDFQEFLDWLDRNL
- a CDS encoding DUF3800 domain-containing protein, giving the protein MQGFGDVSGHFRSLIIGECDVVVVGVVFGDLIQANRCAKQTVRNVQDVEEAKWSDLTETQKRRFIDCLTEHDDTYLGYAKFTRKQLRSLKDQYLLYQDVSFPPDWDLALTGYAYGELLFERGARDENRVDFVFDHVASQSDSADIATHIEEFVPGCNPKYKSSHSSLGIQTADCFAGAVAEDHKKGTDWLSTFDADRIMTCTETALAQFQNDLDRYDR
- a CDS encoding type II toxin-antitoxin system HicB family antitoxin produces the protein MSTGVNPTITLSEEGEWWVAKDTKTGVVSQGKTRTDALDNLDEALDGYHGKGDEPTTEELREAGIEPGKNTTNEPLPDAFQ
- a CDS encoding helix-turn-helix domain-containing protein gives rise to the protein MYQAELHLQQDKECVLSRLARETHEPLQLDIHELHDHRVTFILDVSPRPDEWTEELQTEPAVDHVETLDDDHLAVTKTSCCAYSAIHQNQAVIRRHPNYIREHSRVYNVLVFDRTDLRLIVDDLRSVGSVSLANLTQFGGRSTFLTERQTEVLQTAVERGYFEWPREISSEELADELDITRATFLEHLRKAQEKVFAEMFGGDQFQPVAATYGEASCSHEAHH
- a CDS encoding helix-turn-helix domain-containing protein, with amino-acid sequence MKLVVPTDIEILEAMSDGKRQTAPNLAEILGRKSRYMNNRLAELAGNGLVSKVGPSDSSGMYEITEKGRKALEMRHEYSHNQAEKFGRKLVQELDSSDLESDKGDEE
- a CDS encoding PIN domain-containing protein; its protein translation is MYVETDFLFALAKHDDWLQDEAKAALETEDVHTSILAYAEFLVRTYDRGEGFDTDVPRLTVNLLELVPVRPQTHEDALLAAATYLDEHEMTPFDALHAGIAATQNEPILSSDQSYDDLDIVREPLEPDGT
- a CDS encoding ABC transporter ATP-binding protein; the protein is MLELHNLSKTYGLNDSSVSTVNAVDGIDLMVEEGEFVSIIGPTGCGKSTLFELIGALIDPTEGEVRIEDDPVTEPDERIGMVFQDTSTFPWLSVIENVEFGLKMNGVPKTERRDRAREMIDLVGLSGFEEASPTELSGGMNQRVAIARTLVMNPDIILMDEPFGALDEQTRLILGEELLRIWRETGATILFVTHSINEAVHLSDRIAVMSARPGRFKEIVENPLPRPRTDDILGRDEYNDIVNRLWDELRAESKKGLQQKMEEEAQEYGAPEGA
- a CDS encoding ABC transporter permease is translated as MAVESRYGSGSFGLSDRANRIRIYQTLVVVGLLGTIELLPRLGLVEPTTLIPLTEMLSEIVSLTVSGELTPHIIQTFSAIFAAFALGIATGIPTGVLLWRYDSLKDILDPYLLTYYAIPVFAFYPLLIAIFGLNILPIITIAWLFSVVIIITNTASGLKEIPDIYPEVGRNLNLSSAQMFRHIYLPAATPYVFTGLKLGFIYALIGTVASEFILAENGLGWLISFSYDSFDVQTMYASMLFVILVSLVVNVALIVIERRLYQRART
- a CDS encoding ABC transporter permease; the protein is MSTKSQTPLLDDRQIVRLGRIAVPIVILVLWQLGAEVYGQFALVTPAETLETAVDGFQDGWMVEDLLVTLTTLVIAYIIAVVSGIWVGIMLGLNRFWQEVFEPAILGTYSIPKITLFPIFLLIFGLGMDSMIAFGWFHGVFPVLILTMSAMATIDDTHMNVAQSLGLSQWQRFKEVIVPSILAGLVIGLRLGFSLTFLGIIIGEMFAARAGLGHSLMLYMETVQVDRMLAIITVLVLVASVINAVFYIIETRLRRRAGSSGDVAAM